From a region of the Pseudanabaena sp. ABRG5-3 genome:
- the gvpN gene encoding gas vesicle protein GvpN produces the protein MTTVLHANARQFVSTDFTKQIVRRALRYLQSGFAIHLRGPAGTGKTTLAMHLAGLVGRPMVLIYGDEDLRSSQLVGSNSGYSRKKVVDNYIHSVLKVEDDLRQNWTDSRLTLAAKEGFTLIYDEFNRSRPEVNNVLLSALEEKLIVLPPDSSQSEYVRVHPLFRAIFTSNPEEYAGVHPTQDALLDRMITINIGEADVETEKQILVNRVGLDRTQALKLINLIRGYRRQVQCSKASSLRACLLIGKICVEHEIPVSGKDDDFRALCFDVLISRYGSGEPESELGLAKLLDQIP, from the coding sequence ATGACCACAGTTCTCCATGCCAATGCGCGTCAATTTGTCAGCACGGACTTTACCAAGCAAATTGTCCGTCGGGCGTTACGCTATTTACAATCAGGCTTTGCAATTCATTTGCGAGGACCTGCTGGTACGGGCAAAACTACTTTAGCGATGCACCTTGCGGGCTTAGTTGGTAGACCAATGGTTTTGATCTATGGTGATGAAGACTTGCGATCGTCGCAATTGGTTGGTTCTAACTCAGGCTATTCCCGTAAAAAAGTTGTCGATAACTACATCCATTCAGTTTTGAAAGTTGAAGATGATCTGCGTCAAAATTGGACAGACTCACGTTTAACATTAGCGGCGAAGGAAGGATTTACGCTCATCTATGATGAGTTCAACCGATCGCGCCCTGAAGTAAATAATGTATTGCTCAGCGCTCTCGAAGAGAAGCTCATCGTCTTGCCTCCCGACAGTTCGCAATCGGAGTATGTACGAGTGCATCCCTTGTTCCGAGCGATCTTTACTTCTAATCCTGAAGAATATGCAGGGGTACATCCCACACAGGATGCACTGCTCGATCGCATGATCACCATTAACATTGGTGAAGCGGACGTTGAAACCGAAAAGCAAATCTTGGTGAATCGGGTAGGCTTAGATCGCACCCAAGCCCTAAAATTAATCAACTTGATTCGTGGCTATCGTCGTCAAGTGCAATGCAGCAAAGCATCGAGTTTGAGAGCCTGTTTGCTGATTGGGAAGATTTGCGTTGAGCATGAAATTCCTGTCTCTGGCAAAGATGATGACTTCCGCGCACTGTGCTTTGATGTGTTGATTTCTCGCTATGGTAGTGGTGAGCCTGAGTCAGAACTTGGACTCGCTAAATTATTGGATCAAATACCTTAA
- a CDS encoding gas vesicle protein — MSQAIKSQAINTSTTGSSLADILERVLDKGIVIAGDITVSVGSVELLSIRIRLLVASVDKAKEIGINWWESDPYLSSRTQELLASNQQLLERVNLLERELAAVRQLEGNQEK, encoded by the coding sequence ATGTCTCAAGCGATTAAATCTCAAGCAATAAACACTAGTACAACTGGCTCTTCCCTTGCCGATATTCTGGAAAGAGTATTAGACAAGGGCATTGTCATTGCAGGTGATATCACAGTGTCCGTGGGCAGTGTGGAGTTGTTGAGTATCAGAATTCGGTTGCTAGTAGCCTCGGTAGATAAAGCGAAGGAAATCGGGATTAACTGGTGGGAGTCTGATCCCTATTTGTCTTCAAGAACACAGGAACTTCTTGCCTCTAATCAACAGTTATTAGAGCGTGTCAATCTATTGGAAAGAGAATTAGCCGCAGTTAGACAATTAGAGGGAAATCAAGAAAAGTAG